From the Martelella mediterranea DSM 17316 genome, one window contains:
- a CDS encoding TM2 domain-containing protein, producing the protein MGLTTEERILIEQHVTNSAKSPAAAYLLWFFLGWAGIHRFYLGRMGSGLAMLLLNVIGGLTVVFIVGFFLLGIWALWWIVDLFLISGMIDAQKNEIRARLTQQALAGENRS; encoded by the coding sequence ATGGGACTGACGACCGAAGAGCGGATACTGATCGAGCAGCACGTGACCAACAGCGCCAAATCGCCGGCGGCTGCCTATCTGCTGTGGTTTTTCCTTGGCTGGGCCGGCATTCACCGGTTTTATCTCGGCCGCATGGGGTCGGGCCTTGCCATGCTTCTGCTCAACGTCATCGGCGGACTGACCGTCGTCTTCATCGTCGGCTTTTTCCTGCTTGGCATTTGGGCGCTATGGTGGATCGTCGATCTGTTCCTGATCTCGGGCATGATCGACGCCCAGAAGAACGAGATCCGCGCGCGCCTCACGCAGCAGGCGCTGGCGGGCGAGAACAGATCATAG
- the gshB gene encoding glutathione synthase has protein sequence MAAIKNVAVQMDHISTVKIGGDSTFAMSLEAQNRGYKLFHYTPDRLSLRDGKVFATVEPMTLRDVEGDHYTLGTPERIDLSTMDVVLLRQDPPFDMAYITSTHLLERIHPKTLVVNDPAWVRNSPEKIFVTEFTDLMPPTLITKDVGEIRRFREEMGDIILKPLYGNGGAGVFHSTRDDRNFTSLLEMFAQMFREPYIAQAYLPAVRKGDKRIILVDGEFAGAINRVPAETDSRSNMHVGGRAEAAGLTEREKEICARIGPALKERGFILVGIDVIGDYMTEINVTSPTGIREVKKFGGADIASLMWDAIEKKRGGL, from the coding sequence ATGGCCGCAATCAAGAACGTCGCCGTCCAGATGGACCATATCTCCACCGTCAAGATCGGCGGCGATTCGACCTTTGCCATGAGCCTCGAGGCGCAGAACCGGGGCTACAAGCTGTTCCACTACACGCCCGACCGGCTGAGCCTGCGCGACGGCAAGGTGTTTGCGACCGTCGAGCCGATGACGCTGCGCGATGTCGAGGGCGACCATTACACGCTCGGCACGCCGGAGCGGATCGACCTTTCGACCATGGATGTGGTGCTGCTCAGGCAGGACCCGCCCTTCGACATGGCCTATATCACCTCCACCCACCTGCTGGAGCGCATCCATCCGAAGACGCTGGTGGTCAATGACCCGGCCTGGGTGCGCAACTCGCCGGAAAAGATCTTCGTCACCGAGTTCACGGACCTGATGCCGCCGACGTTGATCACGAAGGATGTCGGCGAAATCCGCCGTTTCCGCGAGGAAATGGGCGATATCATCCTGAAGCCGCTCTATGGCAATGGCGGCGCGGGCGTATTCCACTCCACCCGAGACGATCGCAATTTCACCTCGCTTCTGGAAATGTTCGCGCAGATGTTCCGCGAACCCTATATCGCCCAGGCCTATCTGCCGGCCGTGCGCAAGGGCGACAAGCGCATCATCCTGGTCGACGGCGAATTCGCCGGCGCGATCAACCGCGTGCCGGCCGAGACCGACAGCCGCTCCAACATGCATGTCGGCGGCCGCGCGGAAGCCGCCGGCCTGACCGAACGCGAAAAGGAGATCTGCGCCCGCATCGGCCCTGCACTGAAAGAGCGCGGCTTCATCCTCGTCGGCATCGACGTGATCGGCGACTATATGACGGAAATCAACGTCACCTCGCCGACCGGTATCCGCGAGGTCAAGAAATTCGGCGGGGCGGATATCGCGAGCCTGATGTGGGACGCGATCGAGAAGAAGCGCGGCGGTCTATGA
- a CDS encoding sn-glycerol-3-phosphate import ATP-binding protein UgpC has product MSAIEISKVSKIYSGDQRAVDSVDIAIADGEFIVLVGPSGCGKSTLLRMVAGLETITEGEVKIAGNVVNRMDPAERDIAMVFQNYALYPHMTVYNNLAYGLKNCGTPKAEIAERVAEAARMLELEPYLERKPRALSGGQRQRVAMGRAIVRKPAAFLFDEPLSNLDAKLRVSMRGEIKHLQKRLGTTSIYVTHDQLEAMTLADRLVVLNGGRIEQIGTPLDVYHKPASTFVANFIGSPAMNLVEGKLTQGQLTIGDNRMQFSSAPPADGPVTVGIRPEDLQPTAGAGLKARLDYVEELGATRLAHCLTGGERLTAALSPEIPLADELTFAVLPEKVHFYDHATGKRLSTA; this is encoded by the coding sequence ATGTCCGCAATCGAAATCTCGAAGGTTTCCAAGATCTATTCCGGCGATCAGCGCGCGGTCGACAGCGTCGACATCGCGATCGCCGATGGCGAGTTCATCGTGCTGGTCGGCCCGTCAGGCTGCGGCAAGTCCACCCTTCTGCGCATGGTGGCTGGCCTTGAGACCATCACCGAAGGCGAGGTGAAAATCGCCGGCAATGTGGTCAACAGGATGGACCCGGCCGAGCGCGATATCGCCATGGTGTTCCAGAATTACGCGCTCTACCCGCATATGACGGTCTATAACAACCTGGCCTACGGCCTGAAGAACTGCGGCACGCCGAAGGCCGAAATCGCGGAGCGGGTCGCGGAAGCCGCCCGCATGCTGGAGCTTGAACCCTATCTGGAGCGCAAGCCGCGCGCGCTTTCCGGCGGCCAGCGCCAGCGCGTGGCGATGGGCCGCGCGATCGTGCGCAAGCCGGCCGCCTTCCTGTTCGACGAGCCCTTGTCGAACCTCGACGCCAAGCTGCGCGTTTCCATGCGCGGCGAGATCAAGCATCTGCAGAAGCGGCTCGGCACCACCTCGATCTACGTCACCCACGACCAGTTGGAAGCCATGACGCTGGCCGACCGGCTGGTGGTGCTGAATGGCGGCAGGATCGAACAGATCGGCACGCCGCTCGACGTCTACCACAAGCCGGCCTCGACCTTCGTCGCCAACTTCATCGGCTCGCCGGCGATGAATCTGGTTGAGGGAAAGCTGACGCAAGGCCAGCTCACGATCGGCGACAACAGGATGCAATTTTCCAGCGCTCCGCCCGCCGATGGCCCAGTCACCGTCGGCATCCGCCCGGAAGACCTGCAGCCGACGGCGGGTGCCGGCCTCAAGGCCCGGCTCGATTATGTCGAGGAACTCGGCGCCACGCGGCTTGCCCATTGCCTGACCGGCGGCGAGCGGCTGACTGCGGCGCTCTCCCCCGAGATACCGCTTGCCGACGAACTCACCTTCGCGGTGTTGCCGGAAAAGGTGCATTTCTACGACCACGCTACCGGGAAGCGGCTTTCGACCGCCTGA
- a CDS encoding ABC transporter permease subunit has product MHRTKLIDHIILLFGVFFMIGPVFVAFMTSTHTAIDVHINGLQVSWGGDFVATYKELLTRKGGFTGEVTGARMVMNSFILGVGFAVGKIVLSMLAAYGLVYFRSRFSTLFFWMIFTTLLLPLEVRILPSYDVMTKLGLINTYTGLIVPLLASATGTFFFRQFFKSVPDELLEAARIDGAGPFKFFIDILVPLSKTMIAAIFIIMFVYGWNQYLWPMIMTNDESFYTLVRGIKQILLVWVGSQIPEYNQAFALAVLAMLPPVLMVVIFQSWFIKGLTESDK; this is encoded by the coding sequence ATGCACAGAACCAAACTGATCGATCACATCATCCTGCTGTTCGGCGTATTCTTCATGATCGGCCCGGTGTTCGTGGCCTTCATGACCTCCACCCACACGGCGATCGATGTCCATATCAACGGCCTGCAGGTGAGCTGGGGCGGCGATTTCGTCGCGACATACAAGGAATTGCTCACCCGCAAGGGCGGCTTTACCGGCGAGGTGACCGGCGCGCGCATGGTGATGAACTCCTTCATCCTCGGCGTCGGCTTCGCCGTCGGCAAGATCGTGCTGTCGATGCTGGCCGCCTATGGGCTGGTCTATTTCCGCTCCAGGTTTTCGACGCTGTTCTTCTGGATGATCTTCACCACGCTGCTTTTGCCGCTGGAAGTGCGCATCCTGCCCTCCTACGACGTGATGACCAAGCTTGGGCTGATCAACACCTATACGGGTCTGATCGTGCCGCTTCTGGCATCGGCCACCGGCACGTTCTTCTTCCGTCAGTTCTTCAAATCGGTGCCGGACGAACTGCTGGAGGCGGCCCGCATTGACGGCGCCGGGCCGTTCAAGTTCTTCATCGACATTCTGGTGCCGCTGTCGAAGACAATGATCGCCGCGATCTTCATCATCATGTTCGTCTATGGCTGGAACCAGTATCTCTGGCCGATGATCATGACCAATGACGAGAGCTTCTACACGCTGGTGCGCGGCATCAAGCAGATCCTGCTCGTCTGGGTCGGCTCCCAGATCCCCGAATACAATCAGGCCTTCGCCCTTGCCGTGCTCGCCATGCTGCCGCCCGTGCTGATGGTGGTGATCTTCCAGAGCTGGTTCATCAAGGGCCTGACCGAAAGCGACAAATAG
- a CDS encoding ABC transporter permease subunit yields MKRVQFNSALLPYLFVLPQMAIIVIFFYWPSAQAIRSSFFLEDPFGFGETFVGFDNYVDALTSSYYLQVARFTVIFTIIVTFLSLTLGLLLASKADDVIRGSSSYKTLLISVYAIAPPVAGLLGMMFFDQHIGPFVKMASWFGWDMKVGINYFDTTFAMITVAVWKQIPYNFIFFLSGLQSIPVSVREAAAIDNRSRLGRFWTVTLPLLAPTAFFLLIINMTYSLFDTFGIIDVIVKDKAANNPITLVYKVYMDGFRGNDIGGSAAQSVILMIIVLALTFFQFRFIERRVHYN; encoded by the coding sequence ATGAAGCGCGTCCAGTTCAATTCGGCCCTGCTGCCCTATCTTTTCGTGCTGCCGCAGATGGCGATCATCGTGATCTTCTTCTACTGGCCCTCGGCACAGGCGATCCGTTCGTCCTTCTTTCTGGAGGACCCGTTCGGTTTCGGCGAGACCTTCGTCGGCTTCGACAACTACGTCGATGCGCTCACCTCCTCCTACTATCTCCAGGTCGCGCGGTTCACGGTGATCTTCACCATCATCGTCACCTTCCTGTCGCTGACCCTAGGGCTGCTGCTCGCCTCCAAGGCCGACGACGTGATCCGCGGGTCGAGCAGCTACAAGACGCTGCTGATCTCGGTCTATGCGATCGCCCCGCCGGTTGCGGGCCTCTTGGGCATGATGTTCTTCGACCAGCATATCGGCCCGTTCGTCAAAATGGCGTCCTGGTTCGGCTGGGACATGAAGGTCGGGATCAACTATTTCGACACCACCTTCGCGATGATCACCGTCGCCGTGTGGAAGCAGATCCCGTATAATTTCATCTTCTTCCTGTCCGGGCTGCAATCGATCCCGGTCTCGGTGCGTGAGGCGGCGGCGATCGACAACCGCTCGCGCCTCGGCCGGTTCTGGACCGTGACGCTGCCGCTTCTGGCGCCGACGGCCTTCTTCCTGCTGATCATCAACATGACCTATTCGCTGTTCGACACGTTCGGGATCATCGACGTGATCGTCAAGGACAAGGCCGCCAACAACCCGATCACGCTGGTCTACAAGGTCTATATGGATGGCTTCCGCGGCAATGACATCGGCGGCTCGGCGGCGCAATCGGTCATCCTGATGATCATCGTCCTCGCGCTCACCTTCTTCCAGTTCCGCTTCATCGAGCGGCGCGTCCACTACAATTGA
- a CDS encoding extracellular solute-binding protein: MKKFVLAALAAGLSTSTAFAATDITWWHGMGGKNQEVINQIAEKFNASQDACTLTPVSKGTYEEALAAGIAAFRSGEQPNILQVFDAGAATIINAKGAAVPAEDLINDAGYTFNREDFIEGVRYFYADSDGKFVGMPFNSSAPIMYINTEAFEKAGVEPPKTWEEFEEIAPALKDAGYVPLVQSQLTWEMTENFFSRNNLQFATNNNGYDSVEGTEILVNTPEHVMMYEKLKDWYDNGYFGYYGAGWSDNQKPFEENKVALWIGSSGSFGGLQSTAQMPFSATFLPYWGSIDGAGTNSFIGGAALFALSGKSDDENKCTADFFQFLTSPEIQYFYHKSTGYVPVTTAAYELAKEDGWYEEQPVAEVGIQQLSLPGGEWSKGYRMGFYPQIREVMEREYNKIFAGETSVQDAMATIEQEGNALLARFAKTAGN; this comes from the coding sequence ATGAAGAAATTTGTTCTGGCCGCGCTCGCCGCCGGCCTTTCCACGTCGACCGCTTTCGCCGCCACCGACATCACCTGGTGGCACGGCATGGGCGGCAAGAACCAGGAAGTCATCAACCAGATCGCCGAGAAGTTCAACGCATCGCAGGACGCCTGCACGCTGACGCCGGTTTCCAAGGGCACTTATGAAGAAGCGCTCGCCGCCGGCATCGCCGCCTTCCGTTCGGGCGAGCAGCCGAACATTCTCCAGGTGTTCGACGCAGGTGCCGCCACCATCATCAACGCCAAGGGCGCTGCCGTTCCGGCCGAAGACCTGATCAACGACGCTGGCTACACCTTCAACCGCGAAGACTTCATCGAAGGCGTGCGCTACTTCTACGCCGACAGCGACGGCAAGTTCGTCGGCATGCCGTTCAACTCGTCGGCGCCGATCATGTACATCAACACCGAAGCCTTCGAAAAGGCCGGCGTCGAGCCGCCGAAGACCTGGGAAGAGTTCGAGGAAATCGCGCCTGCCCTGAAGGATGCCGGTTACGTTCCGCTCGTCCAGTCGCAGCTCACCTGGGAAATGACCGAGAACTTCTTCTCGCGCAACAATCTCCAGTTCGCGACCAACAACAACGGCTATGACAGCGTCGAGGGCACCGAGATCCTGGTGAACACGCCCGAGCACGTCATGATGTATGAGAAGCTCAAGGATTGGTACGACAACGGCTATTTCGGCTATTACGGCGCCGGCTGGTCCGATAACCAGAAGCCTTTCGAGGAAAACAAGGTTGCGCTGTGGATCGGTTCCTCCGGTTCGTTCGGCGGTCTGCAGAGCACGGCCCAGATGCCCTTCTCGGCGACCTTCCTGCCCTATTGGGGTTCGATCGACGGCGCTGGCACCAATTCCTTCATCGGCGGCGCGGCGCTCTTCGCGCTTTCCGGCAAGTCCGACGACGAGAACAAGTGCACGGCCGACTTCTTCCAGTTCCTGACCTCGCCGGAAATCCAGTACTTCTATCACAAGTCCACCGGCTACGTTCCGGTCACCACCGCGGCCTATGAACTGGCCAAGGAAGACGGCTGGTATGAAGAGCAGCCGGTTGCCGAAGTCGGCATCCAGCAGCTTTCGCTGCCGGGCGGCGAATGGTCCAAGGGCTACCGCATGGGCTTCTACCCGCAGATCCGCGAAGTGATGGAACGCGAATACAACAAGATCTTCGCGGGCGAGACCTCGGTTCAGGACGCGATGGCAACGATCGAGCAGGAAGGCAACGCCCTTCTCGCCCGCTTCGCCAAGACCGCCGGCAACTAA
- a CDS encoding YraN family protein: protein MADAPKARRKAERRGHRAEWLAVLYLRLKGYRVVATRYKTHAGEIDIIARKGDLAVFIEVKARREAQVAIDAVTPSAMRRIRATSDVWLARQPDFHRLSQRYDIVACLPGRLPRHFPDAF, encoded by the coding sequence ATGGCTGACGCGCCGAAAGCCCGGCGCAAGGCCGAACGGCGCGGACATCGCGCCGAATGGCTGGCCGTGCTCTATCTGCGCCTCAAGGGCTACCGCGTCGTCGCCACCCGCTACAAGACCCATGCCGGCGAGATCGACATCATTGCCCGCAAGGGCGATCTCGCCGTGTTCATCGAGGTCAAGGCGCGGCGCGAGGCGCAGGTGGCGATCGACGCAGTCACCCCATCCGCCATGCGCCGCATCCGCGCGACGTCCGATGTCTGGCTGGCGCGCCAGCCCGATTTTCACCGCCTTTCGCAGCGCTACGATATCGTCGCCTGCCTGCCGGGCCGCCTTCCGCGCCATTTTCCCGACGCGTTCTGA
- the rsmI gene encoding 16S rRNA (cytidine(1402)-2'-O)-methyltransferase: MVMEDNSNRFEIAGHPIEARPLSPGLYLVATPIGNLGDITIRALETIAGCDILACEDTRVTRKLLDRFAIRKRPYAYHEHNAEKAGEKLMEALSEGKTVALVSDAGTPLVSDPGYRLAQQAIAADVKVVPIPGASAPLAALVGAGLPSDAFLFAGFLPGKDKARRDRLTELSDVPATLAFFESPHRIAATLDAASEVLGGERPAAVCRELTKTHETFRRGSLAELADLYRDETVKGEIVLLIGPPLAGAAPDAGDVTALLKKLAAEMPAAKAAAQAAKETGLPRKELYQQLLALKDG, from the coding sequence ATGGTGATGGAAGACAACAGCAATCGGTTCGAAATCGCGGGCCATCCGATAGAGGCGCGGCCTCTTTCGCCGGGCCTTTATCTGGTGGCGACGCCGATCGGCAATCTCGGCGACATCACCATCCGCGCGCTGGAGACGATTGCCGGCTGCGACATTCTCGCCTGCGAAGACACCCGCGTGACCCGCAAGCTGCTCGATCGCTTCGCGATCCGCAAGCGCCCCTATGCCTATCACGAGCACAATGCCGAAAAGGCAGGCGAGAAGCTGATGGAAGCGCTTTCCGAAGGCAAGACGGTGGCGCTGGTCTCCGATGCCGGCACGCCGCTGGTCTCCGATCCCGGCTACCGGCTGGCGCAGCAGGCGATTGCCGCCGATGTCAAGGTGGTGCCGATCCCCGGCGCGTCCGCGCCGCTCGCCGCCCTCGTCGGCGCCGGCCTGCCGAGCGATGCCTTCCTGTTCGCGGGCTTCCTGCCGGGCAAGGACAAGGCGCGCCGCGACCGGCTGACGGAACTCTCCGACGTGCCGGCAACGCTCGCCTTCTTCGAATCCCCGCATCGCATCGCCGCCACGCTGGACGCCGCCAGCGAGGTGCTCGGCGGCGAGCGGCCGGCCGCCGTCTGCCGCGAACTGACCAAGACCCACGAGACCTTCCGCCGCGGCTCGCTTGCCGAACTGGCGGACCTTTATCGCGACGAGACGGTCAAGGGCGAAATCGTGCTGCTGATCGGGCCGCCGCTGGCCGGGGCCGCCCCGGATGCAGGCGATGTGACAGCGCTCCTGAAAAAGCTCGCGGCCGAAATGCCGGCGGCGAAAGCGGCGGCACAGGCCGCGAAGGAAACCGGCCTGCCCCGCAAGGAACTCTACCAGCAGCTTCTGGCGCTGAAGGATGGCTGA
- the dnaN gene encoding DNA polymerase III subunit beta, with protein MRITLERSNLLKSLNHVHRVVERRNTIPILSNVLLKAEGNDLEMKATDLDLEITEKTASMVEQAGATTVPAHLLYEIVRKLADGAEVSLATATDGQTISVASGKSKFSLQCLPQEDFPDLTAGSFSHAFKLKASDLKMLIDRTQFAISTEETRYYLNGIYFHAMAEGKALKLRAVATDGHRLARAEIDAPSGCENMPGVIIPRKTVGELQKLLDDPEVIVAVEVSDAKIRFTIGSVVITSKLIDGTFPDYQRVIPANNDREMRIDCADFTKAVDRVSTVSSERGRAVKLSLAEGQLTLTVNNPDSGSATDELAVGYDSEPMDIGFNAKYLLDITGQLTGDEAVFLFADAGSPTLVRDTDSENALYVLMPMRV; from the coding sequence ATGCGTATCACGCTTGAGAGATCAAACCTGCTGAAGTCCCTGAACCATGTGCATCGCGTGGTCGAGCGGCGCAACACCATACCGATTCTCTCCAATGTGCTGTTGAAGGCCGAAGGGAACGATCTCGAGATGAAGGCGACCGACCTCGATCTCGAAATCACCGAAAAGACGGCGTCGATGGTCGAACAGGCGGGTGCGACCACCGTGCCGGCGCATCTGCTTTACGAAATCGTGCGCAAGCTCGCCGATGGCGCGGAAGTGTCGCTGGCCACGGCCACCGACGGCCAGACCATCTCGGTTGCCTCCGGCAAATCCAAATTCTCGCTGCAATGCCTGCCGCAGGAGGATTTTCCCGATCTGACGGCCGGTTCCTTCAGCCACGCCTTCAAGCTGAAGGCGAGCGACCTGAAGATGCTGATCGACCGCACCCAGTTCGCGATCTCGACCGAGGAAACCCGCTATTACCTGAACGGCATCTATTTCCACGCCATGGCCGAGGGCAAGGCGCTGAAGCTGCGCGCCGTCGCCACCGACGGCCACCGTCTGGCGCGCGCCGAAATCGACGCGCCGTCGGGCTGCGAGAACATGCCGGGCGTCATCATACCGCGCAAGACGGTCGGCGAGCTGCAGAAGCTGCTCGATGATCCGGAGGTTATTGTCGCGGTCGAGGTGTCGGATGCCAAGATCCGCTTCACCATCGGTTCGGTGGTGATCACCTCCAAGCTGATCGACGGCACTTTCCCGGATTACCAGCGCGTGATTCCCGCCAACAATGACCGTGAGATGCGCATCGATTGCGCCGATTTCACCAAGGCCGTCGACCGCGTGTCCACCGTGTCGTCGGAGCGCGGGCGTGCGGTCAAGCTGTCGCTTGCCGAAGGCCAGCTTACGCTCACCGTCAACAACCCCGATTCGGGCAGCGCCACGGATGAACTCGCCGTCGGCTATGACAGCGAGCCGATGGATATCGGCTTCAACGCCAAGTATCTGCTCGATATCACCGGTCAGTTGACCGGCGACGAAGCGGTGTTCCTGTTCGCCGATGCCGGCTCGCCGACGCTGGTGCGCGACACCGACAGCGAGAACGCGCTCTATGTGCTGATGCCGATGCGGGTCTAG
- the pyrF gene encoding orotidine-5'-phosphate decarboxylase: MPARDRLIVGLDVSTVAEAEAMVETLGDTVSFYKIGYQLAFAGGLSFARELAEDGKQVFLDMKLLDIDNTVAKGVENIAKMGVTMLTLHAYPKAMRAAVAAAAGSPLCLLGVSVLTSMDDEDLIEAGYAVTAADLVEKRARQAAEAGMGGVVCSAAEARTVRSVIGPEMAVVTPGIRPAGSVADDQKRVMTPRDAIAAGASHLVVGRPIVKADDPKAAARRIVDDIEAEILGAANG, from the coding sequence ATGCCTGCACGCGACCGCCTTATCGTGGGTCTGGACGTTTCGACCGTGGCCGAAGCGGAAGCCATGGTCGAAACGCTTGGCGACACCGTTTCCTTCTACAAGATCGGCTATCAGCTCGCCTTCGCCGGCGGGCTTTCCTTTGCGCGCGAACTGGCCGAGGACGGCAAGCAGGTCTTTCTCGACATGAAGCTGCTCGACATCGACAACACAGTGGCAAAGGGCGTCGAGAACATCGCGAAGATGGGCGTGACCATGCTGACGCTGCATGCCTATCCGAAGGCGATGCGCGCGGCTGTCGCGGCGGCGGCCGGTTCGCCGCTCTGCCTGCTCGGCGTCAGCGTGTTGACCTCGATGGACGACGAAGACCTGATCGAAGCGGGCTATGCAGTAACTGCCGCGGACCTGGTTGAGAAACGCGCCCGCCAGGCGGCCGAGGCCGGCATGGGCGGGGTGGTCTGTTCGGCAGCCGAAGCGCGAACGGTGCGCAGCGTGATCGGACCCGAGATGGCGGTGGTGACGCCGGGCATCCGTCCGGCGGGCTCCGTTGCCGACGACCAGAAGCGGGTGATGACGCCGCGCGATGCCATCGCCGCCGGCGCGAGCCATCTCGTCGTCGGCCGTCCGATCGTCAAGGCCGACGACCCGAAAGCCGCCGCCCGGCGGATTGTCGATGACATCGAGGCGGAGATACTTGGGGCCGCGAACGGCTGA